GGCGAGACCAGGGCTCTCATGGACCAACGTGTCAATTAGGCTCTTGTGGACCTGTTGAGCTCAACCATGACTCTCGTGGGCTAACGTGTTGATGGGGGTGTTGATGGGGCTCTCGTGGACATGTTCGTAGATTTGCATGTATAtggtttttggcccatacaaacACCAACTAAGTGGAGAAGTCTCGAGTCTCGACATCacaaattgaaggaagcttGAGAGCCCTATTCAAATCAATCTTCACCCCAAAAGTTTCAGAGGGTTGCTATACACCAGCCCCGCCAGTTCATTGTGTGGGTTGTCTGGGGCCGTGAGTCTGTTGGGCGAGACCAGGGCTCTCATGGGCCAACGTGTCAATTAGGCTCTTGTGGACCTGTTGAGCTCAACCATGACTCTCGTGGGCTAAGGTGTTGATGGGGCTCTCGTGGACATGTTCGTAGATTTGCATGTATAtgatttttggcccatacaaacACCAACTAAGTGGAGAAGTCTCGAGTCTCGACATCacaaattgaaggaagcttGAGAGCCCTATTCAGATCAATCTTCACCCCAAAAGTTTCAGATTTTCGGAGAAATGTACACAGGCAGATCGGGTTGCTATACACCAGCCCCGCCAGTTCCGGGCAGCACGGCTTGTCCGTCACCATCGAGTTTCTCCCGCTATCCACATAAGTCAACGCTCAGAAAAGCCGAGATACAGTCCGGCGATCACTTTTATAATATGAATAAATGATGCATCAGTTTCACCTATCAATTCATAtacattgttgttcataagtttTGAAACACTACTTTAATCATGTCATGCTAGTCGTTTTGGAAAGAAATTTAAGTTGGTCACGCCAGTAAAAGAGGAGACTCGAAAAGGACTCGTACCTTTTATCATGGGGACACTCAGTACTCACCAAACGCTACAGAAAAAcagcaaaaagaaagaagaaatgaaattCGAAACTGTACTATCATCCACATCCATTTTACAAGGATCCTAATCTGCTAAAAGTTAAAACGTTTAAATCCACAATATACCTACATAAAAGAACATTATCTCAAGTGTAAAACCAGCGGGGCCTAAAGTCAAGGTTCACCTCCCGCTCACATGCTTCTGCAGGGAAATTGCAGCAAGCAGCACAAGGAATCTGAAAGCAGTTCCAATCCTAATGACCATAAAGACAAGAAGAAAGCGCATATGCCTGAACTGCTCAACCATCGGGGAATTAATATATAGAACTAAGCATGGACGTGCTTTCCCATCCGAATAATGCACAGTTCCACCATCTTTCCCATCCCGAATAATGCACAGTTCCATCATGACACCATCGACCAATATCGACGACCTACAAACTCCTGTAATCTATAACAGTGACTTCATCTTCTGGTGCATCAAGGTCTTGATAGCTGCACAAGAATGAAATGCAATCAAGAGTTCACATCATGGTTAACACAGCTATATATTTCTACAAGCTCTAGCAATCAATGGCCTAAGAAATTTGTATTCAAACATTACCCTGCCAAAGCAATCCAATGACAATCAACCTTTCATAGTTCACACTTACAAATTGACATATTCACCGGACCACCAGCCACGAGAATCTAGGAGACAAAAGCCAGTAGTAGAGACACTACAACTATATCAACCAGATAATGTGCACATCAATTTTTCTTGATGTTATGCATATTTAAGCAGCACCCACACCTTGTTTATCAATCCCCATTTATATCGCTTGATTAACGACAAACTTTATTAGACAAACATTTTTCCAATTCCTTTCACATTACTCATCCGCTAATTCGTTCCAATTTCACccaaatttgtttctttgtCATAGTAGTTACTCTTTGACATTAGTCTTGCAAATGTCTGACCAGCATGACACTAAGATCTCATAGGTAAATAAACAACTCCCCTGCACAAGACTCATTGGCAGGGTCAGGACAGACGGGATATACACAGACCTTAtcaccttacccccacataatatgtaaacAGATTGTTTCCacgaattgaacctgtgacttcTAAGATCTCAGAAAAAAATTACGACAACCAATGAATGAATATGACAAtaaaattagggaaagaaatcAACTCTTTTGACCCATTTTTAGCCCAATAAAAAACAACTTTAAATTGCATGGGCATTAGAAGGGTACCAAATAAAACTACCTGCGTAAACGCCGAGGATCCTGTCGAAAGCCTGGAGGTAAAATAATTGGGGCTGGCCCATTTAATTGCGGTCCAAGCCTCCCATTTATACCACTGCCTTCAAAAGGAGGAGGACCACCCTGCTCTCTGAACATCTGCATTGCGACTTCAGGAGGTGCAGGGACAAAAGGACCAAGGGGACTGCAAATACATCATATTGTCATCAGGGGGGAAAGGGAAATCTGTGAAGAATAACACGAGTATAATATCACTGCAACAAGAACAGCATTGTCAGGCAAATTGTAACCTACCCAGCACCAGGGACAGGCATCAATACTGGTGGAGGTATATCAGAGGGGAAAGGAGCACCAATACGCATTCCTTGTCCATCGAAAGCATCATACATATGTTCATCAGGGTTACCCCTGTCAAGACCATCATTATTAGACTGAAAGTCAACAGACTGCGGATCAGCTCTATCATATCTTTCACCACCATTAGCTCTATTGTCGCGTTCCCTACGTCCACCACGTTCTTCATTCAGTGGACCCAATCTACGTCTTTGTGGTCTATCTTTctgcataaaaaatatatcaacatCAGAAGAAGAATGATAATAAGGTATTCATAGAGCAATAAAAGAACACACGTTCTAATCTCTCCTTCATAGACTACAAGCTCAAACCTTGTACACCAGTACACGAGGCAATTATACATGAGCACCAGATCGTACTTTGACGTGATAACAGAAACTGAAGAAGAACCAGGAGGCCCCATAGCATCACTTCTTAGTTACTCCACCATTTCACATATATAGCAACCAGGACTATGATATCTAGCTACTAATAACCGTTTAGATAATAtttgataaattatatatatttccatATTACTAATGAATAACAGCAGCAAATCGTGATCATCATAAGATGTAGGCACAAAACTACCATTGATGTTAGCCtgattgaaaaagaaaacagaaacagGCTACTCACTGTTTCTGGATTTTTCAATCAGTTCTAGATTTACAAAGAAAATGgaacaaaagaaaagcaatatTTCTTTTCATACCAGTAGAGATTGTTGCATTATAGGAGTTCCACCAGGCGCATTTGGATCACTGTCATTGACAATGAAATGTTTATCATGAAATCTCTACCCAATTTCTTGGTAAAAAACATAATCAGAGAAGTTTACTTTTTTAATATCTCATGATCTAAATCAGAAAAGTTTGCTTACTTCATGTAGTTCTGAAAATATAGCTCTTCACGCACTTTGGAGGTTAGCTCCATGACAAGTTCAGGATGCTTCAATTTAAGATGTTTGTGCACAAACTCGGTAGCATGAAAAAGCTTGGTGCAACCCTTGGCTCCACAACCATACTTCCAACCATACTTTTCATCTCTAATTTTTCGGACATATGGATCCAAGGCCTCAACTGCAGCAGCATCTATCTTATCCATAGCAGTCATTATTTCCAAGGGGTCTTGGCCCCTCAACCTGTCTTGCCAGTGGGAGTCAAGATGTCTTTCCCACTCAGCTCCGTTACTGCTAGAATCAGAACTCTTTCCTTCTCCTCTAACATGCCTGAGACCCTTAGCTTCATTTGTTTCGACAATTCCATAGTAATCCAAGCCATGGATGCGCCAAAGATAAGTAATGAGCGTATCTAGTAGTTCAACACCCTCTAGACCCTTGACAGAAGTTAAGCCCCTAATAATAATAACTGGGCCAGTGGAAACGCCATGGGATTTCTCTCTACTAATTTTGTCACTATCAGATCCACCTAAAATATTTTCCTCAATTCCTTTTTCGGAGTCAAGCTTACGTACAAGGGCCTGCGCTTGTTCGACATCGATTTGGATTCTTCTAGGTTCGGAACTAATTGGATGAGCCTTAGGAGCCGTAGCTATGTCAGCTTCTTTGCCCGCTAGCCGACCATGCCGTCTCCTTTTGCCACCAGCATCTACTTCATCCTCAGAATTTAGATCACTAGTTTGCACTGATTTGTAAGAAGATGAGACGTTTATGCCGGGACCCCTGCATCGTAGGAAGGTACAATCTAGTAACATTTAAATACCAAAAGGTTGTCAGGTATGCATCAGTAACTTGAGAAGTGCTGATCTTACAActccaacgatccactttgcAGGTCTAGCAAAAAATCCTTAGCCAGCTTTCGAGAAAGTTCATTCCTCCTAAAAGATCACAAAAAAGGGGCAAACAAAACAGCCCAAAATTACAATAGGAAGACAGTCCAATAACAATAGGACAGCCCATAGAAATCATTTAAGCTGCACACAACCTAATCAAACCCACTGATTATCATAACTGTATCAGTTGATACCTTTCTATGACGGCAGGTAAATTTGTTGGATGGTATTTGTCTCTCAACCTACGTTAACAAAGAAGGTATGATTAGAACAATTAAATGAATCAATTCAAAATGAGGAGGGGGGAGGCAATGAAATTTTCCttattaaaaaagaagattAATCAGGGGGAAAAAATAATGTGAGGTACCATTCCTCATCTTTATGAGCATCAAAGAAGGCTCGCTTCTGAGTCGAAATATATTCGGATTTGTATTCTTGATATCTGCATAATGGAAGGCCAAGTACAACCATATAAAAAGGTGGAAACATAGTTCAAGCTAAACTAAAATTATTCTCGTTGCCATACCTATGCTCGGCTTCACCAGGTAGTATATCATCTTCAAGTTCCTGAATGAATTGCTTGTATGACATCAAACCTTCTCTGTAAAAACATTCAGGTACAATACAAGATTAACAGTAAATAACACTGCTGCCATAGAAGGCCCACATATTACTGTCTCATATAAAgttacaataaaaaataaaatgacacaAACATGCAGATGCCTAACTACAAAATAGGGAGGAGAGAGGTTTGGTAAAACTTTGGGGAATTAATtgatcataaataatcataagaGGAAGGAGCACGGTTGTGCACAGACATGACTTCTGTAAAATCTAGGAACAAATGAAATTTAATTGCTCACTGCatcattgattttttaaaattatagaaaaacaaATCCATCTGGGTGGAAAAAagcaggaaagaaaaagaaagctgaGGGAAAGGACTTCACTATCTACATAATTACACTAGACGGCTTCATGCTGAACCAAGCATAATTGACCAAAATACGGCAAATAGAGTAAGCAAATTTTGATGTTCCCAAGCCCAGAGAGGAAACCCCAGAAACAGGTAGGACTCATTCTCTCCCCATTTCACCGAGAAGGATCAGAGGTTCAAGTATAAATCATGAAGAATCAatttagattttaattttttgtgccACTATTAAATATCacattcaaactcaaaacaCGAGTCAATATTGTATGCATACCAAGGCTAGTACAAAAGGATCAGAAAGCGAAAGACAAAGAGAGGAAAAGTATTATTACTTTATTAGGTACCGCTCAGTTCTTCACCAAATTTTAACAATGTTAAGTTCATACGATAGAAACTGCAAAATGACATCCTGTAttggaattaattttttttcaaaaaagacTGGAATTAATTATGAAAGACATACTCCGACAGGCAATGATCTCCTTAAACATACCTAAAATTCTCAGGTAAATGTTTTAgaattaattataataaagGTATTAtaagaaagggggaaaaaaacaatcACATCACATAGTTCACAGCAAGATCTCTCACCGATCTCATATAACAAATTTAGAAACAGCAAGTTAAATCGGATTGGAAGTTAGCTAAATGCCATATGGTTCTAACATTAGCAACAGCACAAAAATTAGAATCATTAAATATGGTGGAATTTTTAACCTTTGAGTACCGCCTGTGTTGGAAGCGTCACCATGCCCACGGTCTGAATCCAAGTCTGTGGATGTATATAAGCTCTCTATCTTAAGACAGGCAGACGAAAATGGGATATGGGAGAGGTGGAAACATATAAAGATTTCTATATCACTACGACAATGGAGATTTTGGTTAAAGCATGAAACTTCAGCGTAGAAACTACATAAAGAGAAACTTGATCAAAATTGCAAATGCAATTTAAATTCAAATCAAGACTGTTAAAAAGCAATCCGCTATAAAAATTCAGGCCACAAACTAAAACGATCCCGAAAAATTACCTCCATTCTCAAGTAACTCGTTACAAAGGAAGTTAATGATTTCAATGATGGGACGAATTTAGATCACTCACAAATCACAATGTGGTGCTGAAATTACAATATTGTTAAGAGCTATATTTAGTATTTGTTCAGTCATCACCAAGTAAAAATTCTTGGATTGATGTCGCccatttaagaacataaagcacatatttaaaaaatgataaaagaaaaacaacagaaaAGGATGTCAGGTTACCAGAAGGACCACCTTGATAGCCACCAGATGGCCGGCCAATGTGCCGGCCATGGAGCCTTTCTTCAGTATAACCAAGCCTTCCGCCCATATCACGATCATAACCACCAGCATTATCATAACCAAACCTACCTCAATGAATCAAATCATAAAAGATGAGCAAATTGTGCACAGACGTCACCAACTAGGCTGAAATTACAAATtataaactaaaagaaaaaggtaaacaacaactCCGGTGCACAAAACTGCCACTGTTGGCAGGGTAAGAATGTACGCAGATCTTACTCCACATTATGTGGAGAAgctgttttcaagaattgaacatatgacctctaggttgcacccctgcaactaaTAGTCTTCTCATgtactaactttttttttctttgaaagaaaaatcttcTCATGTACTAACAAAAGAACATAAGGACCAATACAATACCCTCACGAATGAGGTGAAGAAACCCCCAGATGCAACCCACTCCCAATGTTTAAATATAACTAAAGTGGATTAATAAACAACTTTGATCCCTAAATAATAGACATTGTAGAAACAAGGAAAAGTAAGCCTCACTCCATAAATCCATTTCCAAATCAATAAGCTTCCTTAATATATTGAAAGTGAATCATGTCAATTCTCACCAAACCGTAAAAGCTAAATAATAGAAGAGATGCTGCTTCAAAACCATCGTTAACCATGTTTTGGTAGTGATATACAAACCTGACTTCAGTACCTAATTGACCAATACCTAATAATACTAAAATTTTctcatcccaaaaaaaaaaaggaggggaGGGAGATGAAGACAAGACACCTGGTCCAGTAATACAATATTCAAGTCATTTCTCACAACCTTCA
This genomic stretch from Tripterygium wilfordii isolate XIE 37 chromosome 22, ASM1340144v1, whole genome shotgun sequence harbors:
- the LOC119991161 gene encoding serrate RNA effector molecule-like isoform X1, encoding MAEVMNIPVDSLDRRRDRSEKSTDEAQDSSPPPPPPPAATQQQPPQQTSRRRDRDSRERRDERDLDRPPNRRDYYDRNRSPLPPPRGREREYKRRSSMSPPPPVYRDRRHSPPQRRSPPFKRSRREDGGYEPRRGSPRGGFGPGDRRFGYDNAGGYDRDMGGRLGYTEERLHGRHIGRPSGGYQGGPSDLDSDRGHGDASNTGGTQREGLMSYKQFIQELEDDILPGEAEHRYQEYKSEYISTQKRAFFDAHKDEEWLRDKYHPTNLPAVIERRNELSRKLAKDFLLDLQSGSLELGPGINVSSSYKSVQTSDLNSEDEVDAGGKRRRHGRLAGKEADIATAPKAHPISSEPRRIQIDVEQAQALVRKLDSEKGIEENILGGSDSDKISREKSHGVSTGPVIIIRGLTSVKGLEGVELLDTLITYLWRIHGLDYYGIVETNEAKGLRHVRGEGKSSDSSSNGAEWERHLDSHWQDRLRGQDPLEIMTAMDKIDAAAVEALDPYVRKIRDEKYGWKYGCGAKGCTKLFHATEFVHKHLKLKHPELVMELTSKVREELYFQNYMNDPNAPGGTPIMQQSLLKDRPQRRRLGPLNEERGGRRERDNRANGGERYDRADPQSVDFQSNNDGLDRGNPDEHMYDAFDGQGMRIGAPFPSDIPPPVLMPVPGAGPLGPFVPAPPEVAMQMFREQGGPPPFEGSGINGRLGPQLNGPAPIILPPGFRQDPRRLRSYQDLDAPEDEVTVIDYRSL
- the LOC119991161 gene encoding serrate RNA effector molecule-like isoform X2: MAEVMNIPVDSLDRRRDRSEKSTDEAQDSSPPPPPPPAATQQQPPQQTSRRRDRDSRERRDERDLDRPPNRRDYYDRNRSPLPPPRGREREYKRRSSMSPPPPVYRDRRHSPPQRRSPPFKRSRREDGGYEPRRGSPRGGFGPGDRRFGYDNAGGYDRDMGGRLGYTEERLHGRHIGRPSGGYQDLDSDRGHGDASNTGGTQREGLMSYKQFIQELEDDILPGEAEHRYQEYKSEYISTQKRAFFDAHKDEEWLRDKYHPTNLPAVIERRNELSRKLAKDFLLDLQSGSLELGPGINVSSSYKSVQTSDLNSEDEVDAGGKRRRHGRLAGKEADIATAPKAHPISSEPRRIQIDVEQAQALVRKLDSEKGIEENILGGSDSDKISREKSHGVSTGPVIIIRGLTSVKGLEGVELLDTLITYLWRIHGLDYYGIVETNEAKGLRHVRGEGKSSDSSSNGAEWERHLDSHWQDRLRGQDPLEIMTAMDKIDAAAVEALDPYVRKIRDEKYGWKYGCGAKGCTKLFHATEFVHKHLKLKHPELVMELTSKVREELYFQNYMNDPNAPGGTPIMQQSLLKDRPQRRRLGPLNEERGGRRERDNRANGGERYDRADPQSVDFQSNNDGLDRGNPDEHMYDAFDGQGMRIGAPFPSDIPPPVLMPVPGAGPLGPFVPAPPEVAMQMFREQGGPPPFEGSGINGRLGPQLNGPAPIILPPGFRQDPRRLRSYQDLDAPEDEVTVIDYRSL